From Candidatus Brocadiaceae bacterium, the proteins below share one genomic window:
- a CDS encoding glycosyl hydrolase family 8: MRLQSNVACFFLALCFCTIVHGDQTTVWEEFQSNFLTQDGRVIDYYNNQCSHSEGQGYGMLLATMHSDKKVFDAIWQWTKENIGVRGDSLFAWKWGERMKGKWGVMDYNNATDGDVLIAYALLKADELWPGNNYKDEGLLIIESVRKNLIIERNGQKFLLPGYYGFIRENGFIVNPSYIVFPAYREFAKADDKHFWQQVYRDSLDLVTKSCFGSLQLPADWIIVRKADTAIFSEKKPYFGYEAIRTFLYLSWEEDAQLPDGLERMLYMYKKLDYIPLWVDLISDGISLESAPAGFYAVFARAAEKLGKKNISKKLFQEARERLGNNKKDYYSYCLYLLSES, translated from the coding sequence ATGAGATTGCAAAGTAATGTTGCTTGCTTTTTCCTCGCCCTTTGTTTCTGCACGATAGTTCATGGTGACCAAACAACAGTGTGGGAGGAATTTCAATCAAATTTTTTAACCCAGGACGGCAGAGTCATTGACTATTATAATAATCAATGTAGCCATTCGGAGGGGCAGGGTTACGGTATGCTATTGGCTACGATGCACAGCGATAAAAAGGTTTTTGATGCCATCTGGCAGTGGACAAAGGAGAATATAGGAGTAAGAGGTGATTCCCTTTTTGCCTGGAAATGGGGTGAAAGAATGAAGGGGAAATGGGGCGTTATGGATTATAATAATGCAACGGATGGTGATGTTCTCATTGCCTACGCATTGCTGAAGGCTGATGAATTATGGCCGGGGAATAATTATAAAGATGAAGGATTGCTGATAATTGAAAGTGTGCGAAAAAATCTGATTATTGAACGGAATGGGCAGAAATTTCTGCTGCCTGGCTACTATGGATTTATCAGAGAAAATGGTTTTATCGTAAATCCCTCATACATTGTTTTTCCTGCATATCGTGAATTTGCAAAAGCAGACGATAAACATTTTTGGCAGCAGGTCTATAGAGACAGTTTGGATCTTGTTACAAAATCTTGTTTCGGTTCCCTTCAATTACCAGCTGACTGGATCATAGTAAGGAAAGCAGATACAGCTATTTTTTCCGAAAAAAAACCTTATTTTGGGTATGAAGCTATTAGAACATTCTTGTATCTTTCTTGGGAAGAAGATGCTCAACTTCCTGATGGTTTAGAAAGGATGCTATATATGTACAAAAAGCTTGATTACATTCCCCTTTGGGTAGATCTGATTAGTGACGGTATTTCGTTGGAATCTGCTCCCGCCGGATTTTACGCGGTATTTGCCCGTGCTGCAGAAAAACTGGGGAAAAAAAATATAAGTAAAAAATTATTTCAGGAAGCACGTGAAAGACTCGGTAATAATAAAAAAGATTATTATTCCTACTGCTTATATTTGTTGTCAGAAAGCTGA
- a CDS encoding universal stress protein: MIKIKNILFPTDFSPCADYALKYAISFATEYNAKLYLLHAIHQMNVAVGPGGMAYPVLKAYEDMEKEAKKKLQELLTHHVPESIHGENIIVQGVPFMEIITFAKKHEIDLITIATHGRTGLSHMLMGSTAEKVARKAPCPVLCVKHPDYKFVLP, from the coding sequence ATGATAAAGATCAAAAACATTCTCTTTCCCACAGATTTTTCTCCCTGTGCAGACTATGCACTGAAATACGCCATCTCTTTTGCGACAGAATATAACGCAAAGCTTTATCTCCTCCACGCAATTCATCAAATGAATGTTGCTGTGGGACCAGGGGGAATGGCTTACCCCGTATTAAAAGCTTATGAGGACATGGAGAAGGAAGCGAAAAAGAAGCTCCAGGAACTGCTTACGCACCACGTTCCGGAAAGTATCCATGGAGAAAACATCATTGTACAAGGTGTACCCTTTATGGAAATAATAACGTTTGCAAAGAAACATGAAATTGATTTGATAACCATTGCCACTCATGGCAGAACAGGACTTTCCCACATGCTTATGGGGAGCACAGCGGAAAAGGTTGCAAGAAAGGCCCCGTGCCCGGTATTGTGCGTAAAACATCCCGACTACAAATTCGTACTGCCATAA
- a CDS encoding adenylate/guanylate cyclase domain-containing protein, whose product MELPTIIVKKKSAYLIPLNTENKEGKEAIRTDPHEREKILEQVCHGEYSENLPGENSVKKITVMFTALRDSTGRATPEKEMANRISIRRHNDILFPVIREHKGVLVKTTDGDTLSYFYNTREAVRAAIKAQVMFDRCNREQLPRPLLLVRIGLHTGEGVIEKNDIFGDVVTVAARIRSASHPGEIYLSEETYNELMDRTEAYIRQIKSVALKEEGECKLYKAFWDETEMASHTFEPKGREPAVKRRLPLYVKLLTMVSIPILITYLLMLGGVVPNPLTTTSSALKKEEQSLKHSITDTGENEKRIPEKQIKIIIDADE is encoded by the coding sequence GTGGAACTACCAACGATAATCGTTAAGAAAAAAAGCGCGTACTTGATACCATTGAATACAGAAAACAAAGAAGGGAAAGAAGCCATACGCACAGATCCGCATGAAAGAGAAAAAATACTTGAACAGGTATGTCACGGAGAATATTCAGAGAACCTTCCCGGAGAGAATTCCGTCAAAAAAATAACGGTTATGTTTACAGCTCTCAGGGATTCAACCGGCAGAGCAACTCCGGAAAAAGAGATGGCAAACCGTATATCAATAAGACGCCACAATGACATTCTCTTCCCCGTCATCAGGGAACATAAAGGCGTTCTAGTAAAAACAACGGACGGTGATACTCTCTCTTATTTTTACAATACACGGGAAGCAGTTCGGGCTGCAATAAAAGCGCAAGTCATGTTTGACAGATGCAATAGGGAACAATTACCCAGGCCGCTTTTACTTGTCCGCATAGGATTGCATACCGGTGAAGGTGTCATTGAGAAAAACGATATATTTGGAGACGTGGTTACTGTTGCTGCCAGAATCAGATCCGCATCTCACCCGGGTGAAATTTACCTCTCAGAAGAAACCTATAATGAATTAATGGATAGGACAGAAGCATATATCCGGCAAATCAAATCCGTAGCGCTAAAAGAAGAAGGCGAGTGTAAACTCTATAAGGCCTTCTGGGATGAAACAGAAATGGCGTCACACACCTTTGAGCCAAAAGGAAGAGAGCCGGCCGTAAAGAGACGTCTTCCGCTCTACGTAAAACTATTGACAATGGTTTCAATTCCCATTCTGATAACCTATTTACTCATGTTAGGGGGAGTAGTGCCAAACCCACTCACCACAACATCTTCTGCATTAAAAAAAGAGGAACAATCCTTAAAGCATTCGATAACCGATACCGGAGAAAACGAAAAACGCATACCAGAAAAACAGATAAAAATTATTATCGATGCAGACGAATAG
- a CDS encoding DUF1957 domain-containing protein, with product MEKGYLSLVLHAHLPYVRHPEYPSFLEEDWLFEAITETYIPLIIVFDKLIEEDIPFRITLSLSPSLISMLADTFLQSRYIYYIEKRIELAGKEIERTKHLPEFHRLAKEYHQNFVHTKYLFTEKYHQNIICAFKKFQDSGKIEIITSGATHGFLPLMNGNTNAIRAQIHVAADHYKKHFGKQPCGIWLPESAYEPGLGPLLQEAGIRFFITETHGILFASPRPKYGIYAPVYCPSGIAAFGRDVESSKQVWSSKEGYPGDFFYREFYRDIGFDLDYEYVKPYLHDDGKRSHLGIKYYRITGKTDHKEPYVPDRAQEKAAEHAGNFLFNRVKQIENLASCMDRKPIIVAPYDAELFGHWWHEGPLWLDFLIRKISSDQNTITLITPKEYLEFYPVNQASTPTLSSWGHKGYNEYWINETNDWIYRHLHKAAARMVELARKYPRIHGDQLKSRALNQAARELLLAQSSDWAFIMKSGTLVEYAKKRTRDHLIHFTKLYDDIQSDSIDSSWLSDIECKNNIFPDIDYHVYQ from the coding sequence ATGGAAAAAGGGTATTTGTCATTAGTCCTGCATGCGCATCTTCCGTATGTTCGCCATCCGGAATATCCTTCATTTTTGGAAGAAGACTGGCTTTTTGAGGCTATAACAGAAACCTACATCCCTTTAATTATTGTTTTCGATAAACTGATAGAGGAAGATATACCTTTTCGCATAACACTATCTTTGTCCCCTTCGCTCATCTCAATGCTTGCAGATACCTTCCTGCAATCCCGCTACATTTATTATATCGAAAAGAGGATAGAGCTTGCGGGAAAGGAAATTGAGAGGACAAAACACCTGCCAGAATTCCATCGTCTCGCGAAGGAGTATCATCAGAATTTTGTCCACACCAAATATCTCTTTACGGAAAAATATCACCAGAACATTATTTGCGCCTTTAAAAAGTTTCAGGATTCAGGAAAGATAGAAATAATAACCAGCGGAGCAACGCATGGTTTTTTACCTCTCATGAATGGCAATACAAATGCCATACGTGCGCAGATCCATGTTGCGGCAGATCATTACAAAAAACATTTTGGCAAACAACCCTGTGGAATCTGGTTACCAGAAAGTGCGTATGAACCTGGCCTGGGCCCATTGCTTCAGGAGGCAGGAATTCGTTTTTTCATTACTGAAACCCATGGGATTCTTTTTGCCTCTCCAAGACCAAAGTACGGAATTTATGCACCTGTTTACTGCCCATCGGGTATTGCTGCCTTTGGGAGGGATGTGGAATCTTCCAAACAAGTTTGGAGTTCAAAGGAAGGATATCCCGGCGATTTTTTTTATCGCGAATTTTACCGTGACATAGGCTTTGACCTTGATTATGAATATGTAAAACCTTACCTTCATGACGATGGCAAGCGCTCTCATCTGGGCATAAAATACTACCGTATCACTGGAAAAACTGATCACAAAGAACCGTATGTGCCAGATAGGGCACAAGAAAAAGCGGCCGAACACGCGGGAAACTTTCTGTTTAACAGGGTAAAACAGATTGAAAATCTGGCCTCATGTATGGACCGTAAACCCATTATCGTGGCGCCCTACGATGCGGAACTTTTCGGTCATTGGTGGCACGAAGGACCACTGTGGCTTGATTTTCTTATCAGAAAAATCTCTTCTGATCAAAACACCATCACACTCATTACACCAAAAGAATACCTTGAGTTTTATCCTGTAAACCAGGCATCCACACCAACGCTTTCAAGCTGGGGACATAAAGGGTATAATGAATATTGGATAAATGAGACAAATGATTGGATTTACCGGCACCTTCATAAAGCAGCAGCACGCATGGTTGAATTGGCAAGAAAATATCCCCGGATACACGGTGACCAATTGAAAAGCCGGGCACTCAACCAGGCAGCACGGGAACTTTTACTTGCACAAAGCAGCGACTGGGCCTTTATCATGAAATCCGGCACACTGGTAGAATATGCAAAAAAAAGAACCAGGGACCATCTTATCCATTTTACAAAACTGTATGACGACATCCAGTCAGATTCCATTGATTCTTCATGGCTTTCTGACATTGAATGTAAAAATAATATATTTCCGGACATCGATTATCATGTCTATCAATAA
- the bcsA gene encoding UDP-forming cellulose synthase catalytic subunit, with protein MSGFYLDLSRQIWIIWSLTGLSILASKIELFKRPPLRIFFLLMIVFISIRYWYWRTFESLIYTGIMDFVATLLLYIAEAYALVTLFLGLFVNIWPQSRKIAPLPEDHQLFPSVDILIPTYNEPEEIIRTTVISCTQIQYPKNKLNIYILDDGGTVAKRNDPEKGMFAWERYYSLKRMADELGVHYITRQENTGAKAGNQNHALQHSTGDLVLTLDCDHVPTRDILRNTVGFFLNDEKLFLVQTPHFFINPDPFEKNLSTFGNAPSENEMFYHSVHRGLDFWNSSFFCGSAAIMRRKYLMEVGGIAGETITEDAETALSLHQKGYNSIFVDKPMVCGLSPESFDDFITQRSRWAQGMTQIFVLKNPLIARGMKLHQRLCYLSAMLFWFFGFSRFFFYIVPSAFLLLGLKIYHASFIQIIAYALPHVIGCIIVTDFLHGKYRWPFFSEIYESVQSIFLIPVVFSVFLNPRNPSFKVTPKKRHFENTFLTPQVIPFLIMVLIIVACIPVGVMKWIYYPLYRDIVFITLSWAVFNLFIAMASLGTFIERRQIRSYHRLPAKGKVDVFFPRTKHIVSGEMTDLSLSGIGIELCVPFSMKPEEEVIVRVRDVYGEKYEFQARIFRYIKKKDSDFCGCKFVSTKKETQFQLIKYVYGDSQRWEDFLEKSSQRTSAWVTLFVVARLGAKGSRDFICIASKLFYEKIIKEGFRGISVARFRADREEAGNQLRWKRIHTVDGTEEWVVKRGRQAS; from the coding sequence ATGTCGGGATTTTACCTGGATCTTTCACGTCAAATCTGGATAATCTGGAGCCTCACAGGCCTCTCTATACTTGCCAGTAAAATTGAATTATTTAAGCGTCCTCCTTTGAGAATTTTTTTCCTTCTTATGATCGTATTTATAAGTATCCGCTATTGGTACTGGCGTACTTTTGAAAGTCTGATATATACAGGCATCATGGATTTTGTTGCCACTCTTTTGCTTTATATCGCTGAAGCGTATGCTTTAGTTACTCTTTTTTTGGGTCTGTTTGTTAATATATGGCCGCAGAGTCGTAAGATAGCTCCTTTGCCAGAGGACCATCAATTATTTCCCAGTGTTGATATCCTTATTCCCACGTATAACGAACCTGAGGAAATTATAAGAACAACTGTTATTTCCTGCACCCAAATACAGTATCCAAAAAACAAATTAAACATTTATATTCTGGATGATGGGGGTACCGTTGCAAAAAGGAATGATCCTGAAAAGGGTATGTTTGCATGGGAAAGATACTATTCCCTGAAAAGAATGGCAGATGAATTAGGTGTTCATTATATAACAAGGCAGGAAAATACAGGCGCAAAAGCCGGCAACCAAAACCATGCATTGCAGCATTCAACGGGAGACCTTGTTCTTACCCTGGATTGTGACCATGTGCCAACAAGAGACATCTTAAGAAATACGGTTGGGTTTTTTTTAAATGATGAAAAGCTGTTTCTTGTGCAAACCCCTCACTTTTTTATTAACCCAGATCCTTTTGAGAAAAATCTGTCCACATTTGGGAATGCGCCAAGTGAAAATGAAATGTTTTACCACAGTGTTCACCGTGGACTTGATTTTTGGAATTCCTCTTTCTTTTGCGGTTCTGCTGCTATTATGAGGAGAAAATATTTAATGGAGGTGGGTGGAATTGCAGGTGAAACAATAACGGAGGATGCTGAAACAGCCCTTTCTTTGCATCAAAAGGGCTATAATAGCATTTTCGTTGATAAACCAATGGTGTGTGGTTTATCTCCTGAAAGTTTTGATGATTTTATTACACAGAGAAGCCGATGGGCACAAGGCATGACGCAGATTTTTGTCTTAAAAAATCCTTTAATTGCCAGAGGGATGAAATTGCATCAACGGCTTTGCTATCTGAGCGCTATGTTGTTTTGGTTTTTTGGCTTTTCAAGGTTTTTCTTTTATATTGTTCCTTCTGCCTTCCTGCTTTTAGGATTAAAAATCTATCATGCGTCATTTATTCAGATAATAGCATATGCCCTGCCCCATGTTATTGGCTGCATTATTGTAACGGACTTCCTCCATGGCAAATACCGATGGCCTTTTTTTTCTGAGATTTATGAAAGTGTACAGTCGATCTTTCTTATTCCGGTAGTTTTTTCAGTTTTTTTAAATCCAAGGAATCCTTCTTTTAAGGTTACTCCGAAAAAAAGGCATTTTGAAAATACATTCCTGACACCTCAGGTAATACCATTTCTTATCATGGTTCTCATAATTGTCGCCTGTATTCCCGTGGGTGTCATGAAATGGATTTATTATCCTTTATACAGAGACATTGTTTTCATTACGCTCTCATGGGCGGTCTTTAATCTTTTTATAGCAATGGCATCGCTTGGAACATTTATAGAACGACGCCAGATACGCAGCTATCATCGCTTGCCGGCAAAAGGAAAGGTCGATGTCTTTTTTCCCCGCACGAAACATATTGTCAGTGGAGAGATGACAGACCTGTCCCTTTCAGGGATAGGAATTGAACTGTGCGTTCCATTTTCCATGAAACCAGAAGAAGAAGTGATTGTTCGTGTCAGGGATGTTTATGGGGAGAAATATGAATTTCAAGCCAGGATATTCAGGTACATAAAAAAGAAAGATAGTGATTTTTGTGGTTGTAAGTTTGTCTCTACAAAGAAGGAAACTCAATTTCAATTAATAAAATATGTTTATGGTGATAGTCAAAGATGGGAGGACTTCTTGGAAAAGAGCTCGCAACGAACCAGCGCCTGGGTAACCTTATTTGTTGTGGCCAGATTGGGGGCGAAAGGGAGCAGGGATTTTATATGTATCGCATCAAAGTTGTTTTACGAGAAAATTATTAAAGAGGGTTTCAGAGGGATCTCTGTGGCTAGATTCCGAGCTGACAGAGAGGAGGCAGGTAATCAACTGAGGTGGAAGAGAATCCATACTGTAGATGGCACTGAGGAATGGGTTGTTAAAAGAGGCAGACAAGCATCCTGA
- a CDS encoding methionine adenosyltransferase — MEILIEKTEERYVRQPAIEIVERKGLGHPDTICDRTAEEISIAFSKYYLEKFGRILHHNVDKCLLVGGRSEVCFGGGKIIVPMRMIIAGRAVETAGSVTIPLDEIARETTHKWLKQQLRFVEPEKNVIVETRIGTGSIDLMTTFDSLEHLANDTSIGVGFSPMTETESLVYTTEQFLNSAEVKQEYPMIGEDIKVMGVRTYDHISLTIAIAFVSQFISSKEEYFHLKELILEYVHAFIKKKTAREVSIVINAADNFQRDVFYLTVTGISAECGDDGQVGRGNRSNGLITPYRPMTLEATAGKNPVTHTGKLYNLIAGKIAAEIAKNPDISTAECFLVSQIGMPITNPKIVHVRVQSCLEEKALKKVCDEIISIHLKQINQLWTEIVNRHYTLF; from the coding sequence ATGGAAATACTTATTGAAAAAACAGAAGAAAGATATGTCCGGCAGCCAGCCATTGAAATTGTAGAGCGCAAAGGCCTTGGCCACCCTGATACCATATGTGATCGTACGGCGGAAGAAATAAGTATTGCCTTTTCAAAATATTATCTCGAAAAATTCGGGAGAATACTACACCACAATGTTGATAAGTGCCTTCTCGTGGGCGGGCGGTCAGAGGTTTGTTTTGGTGGGGGAAAAATAATCGTTCCCATGCGTATGATTATTGCAGGACGGGCGGTGGAAACAGCAGGAAGCGTTACAATCCCATTAGACGAAATAGCAAGAGAGACGACGCACAAATGGTTAAAACAACAGTTACGATTTGTGGAGCCGGAGAAAAATGTTATTGTCGAAACAAGGATAGGTACGGGCAGTATAGATCTGATGACAACCTTTGATAGCTTGGAGCACCTGGCAAATGATACCTCTATCGGTGTTGGTTTTTCTCCCATGACTGAAACAGAATCACTTGTATATACTACAGAACAATTCCTTAATTCTGCGGAGGTAAAACAAGAATATCCTATGATTGGAGAGGATATTAAAGTCATGGGAGTAAGAACGTATGACCACATCAGTCTTACCATTGCCATTGCTTTTGTATCTCAATTTATTTCTTCAAAAGAAGAGTATTTCCACCTCAAGGAGCTCATCCTTGAATATGTTCATGCCTTTATAAAGAAAAAGACGGCGCGTGAAGTTTCAATAGTGATCAATGCCGCAGACAACTTCCAAAGAGACGTTTTTTATCTGACCGTAACGGGTATCAGCGCAGAATGCGGGGACGATGGCCAGGTAGGAAGGGGAAACCGTTCAAATGGTTTAATAACACCTTACCGGCCCATGACACTTGAAGCAACGGCAGGGAAAAACCCTGTAACCCATACAGGAAAACTCTATAATCTGATTGCCGGGAAAATAGCCGCCGAAATAGCAAAGAACCCCGACATTTCCACGGCAGAATGTTTTCTTGTAAGCCAGATAGGCATGCCCATTACAAACCCAAAAATTGTGCATGTAAGAGTTCAGTCCTGCCTTGAAGAAAAAGCACTTAAAAAAGTATGTGATGAAATCATCAGCATACATCTCAAACAGATAAATCAATTATGGACAGAAATAGTGAACAGACATTACACTCTGTTTTAA
- a CDS encoding GNAT family N-acetyltransferase, whose translation MLRIKEVRGIDAVENLREEWQTLFSMTDASPFLSWEWISTWQRWFNSAQIPYILCAQSDNTLVGLLALGEEQRRLPLLSMRVRRLSFLGEDPGSADYLDVLSLPEYQSEAASVIFDHLMYNVTFDVLDLDSISAESPNLPLLIQKFGARRKFRHRLTPRFVCPQVKFESGWTDILKKSKRASNFKRRLQQLRKLEGFEYRTITHPEEVGDAFERFLKLHEARWTGKGGSDATGNAILKNFHRDVVKRWAHAGLLWFEELWAEGACRASIYGLNNKQRYYYYNSGYDQTWKSKSPGLVLLGLSLENAARRGIKIYDFLRGDETYKFDWATTTDKTADIQIFSQTLPASLFIAHKRAQTTAHVLIKALLPESAKGLLHRWKRSRKHRASKQPGYESHDHPCSDVFKRLPKANHEKSSLFPQTGILNNHSPVRLSKNHVPVESTLDFNEKRNR comes from the coding sequence ATGCTGAGAATCAAAGAAGTGCGCGGCATAGATGCCGTTGAAAACCTGCGCGAAGAATGGCAGACATTATTTAGTATGACCGACGCCTCCCCCTTTCTTTCCTGGGAATGGATCTCAACATGGCAACGCTGGTTTAATTCTGCTCAAATACCGTATATACTTTGCGCGCAATCGGATAATACGCTTGTTGGTTTACTTGCCCTTGGCGAAGAACAACGACGTTTACCACTACTCTCCATGAGGGTAAGACGATTGTCTTTCCTTGGCGAAGACCCTGGCAGCGCCGACTATCTTGATGTATTATCGCTACCGGAATACCAATCTGAAGCAGCCTCTGTGATTTTTGATCATCTGATGTACAATGTTACCTTCGATGTATTAGACCTTGATTCTATTTCGGCGGAGTCCCCAAACCTGCCATTACTTATACAAAAATTTGGCGCCAGGAGGAAATTTCGCCATAGGCTCACGCCTCGCTTTGTCTGCCCACAGGTGAAGTTTGAATCTGGCTGGACGGATATACTCAAAAAAAGCAAACGTGCATCTAACTTTAAGCGAAGGTTGCAACAGTTGCGCAAACTTGAGGGGTTTGAGTATCGAACAATCACACATCCGGAAGAAGTAGGTGACGCCTTTGAACGATTTCTAAAGCTTCATGAAGCGCGATGGACCGGCAAGGGAGGTTCTGATGCTACCGGGAACGCAATACTTAAGAATTTCCACCGCGACGTTGTAAAACGATGGGCACATGCAGGATTGCTATGGTTTGAAGAGCTGTGGGCAGAAGGGGCATGCCGCGCCTCAATTTATGGCCTAAACAATAAGCAGCGTTATTATTACTACAATTCCGGTTATGATCAGACCTGGAAAAGTAAAAGCCCCGGCCTTGTGCTGCTTGGCCTCTCGCTGGAAAATGCAGCAAGGCGTGGTATTAAAATCTATGATTTTTTACGTGGTGATGAAACCTATAAATTCGACTGGGCAACCACAACAGATAAAACCGCCGATATTCAAATTTTTTCCCAAACTCTGCCTGCGTCGTTATTCATTGCGCATAAACGAGCGCAAACAACTGCCCATGTTTTAATAAAAGCATTGTTGCCAGAATCAGCAAAAGGATTGTTGCACCGATGGAAACGATCAAGGAAGCACCGTGCAAGCAAACAACCCGGCTATGAATCACATGATCATCCTTGCTCAGATGTTTTTAAGAGGTTACCGAAAGCAAATCATGAGA
- a CDS encoding cellulose biosynthesis cyclic di-GMP-binding regulatory protein BcsB — translation MKCISSEYAIPLSVPERWDIDKVVLSFKYVNSSSLLSDKSTLVLKINDYPVAQIKLSPVVTEGEVKVDIPPFLLDTGYNTLTFAVSQHYMDECEDPCAPDLWTIISLNESVLYVEYRCKPVPKRLSAIPEFLFDPKIFPYGQVNFIAESLISEELVNYAGIVASGIALRYDYRKVLFTLSKEVKPDVDNILLGKREFVEAFLKKEGIEINDATGALLKITHLPLEKSVHDSTHALIIITGNNLDQVKLAAETFAIMSFPYPDSDELSPLEFKAPDVSPYGGRLILAPDKKYTFRELNLSTHTFKGITSNPAELTFRLPPDFLVKHNNYANLSLHFAYGAGMRTISSLNILLNGKHIRAIRLDNEYGNSVEGYNISVPTHLFNAGSNLISFEPVLVPNMSSNCEPVPNDTLFFTLFDNSTFVFPQMPHMIELPELELFFLNGFPFTRRPDGDEMMMYITQPSSQTIASAFNIIGSITQKNGYPLLGMSMSMHKPEKWDGELIVLGSIDTIPDDLKELTPLKLTKNTVIPYPIFRSWKGDKTLAYSGQVCNFSTEKGAVMEFKSPYKAGRTILLLTAFSPELLHTLSKALLAPSVAGVCAGDLALVDLASDPVYKVYTFAIGEKYYSGKGGKISWIKAYLYSISNYYFPVLIFLLALLGVSVFYLLNRFRKRRLKNT, via the coding sequence TTGAAATGCATTAGTTCTGAATATGCAATACCACTCAGTGTTCCTGAAAGATGGGATATTGATAAGGTTGTATTGAGCTTTAAATATGTAAATTCCTCTTCTCTTTTAAGTGATAAATCCACCCTTGTGCTTAAGATAAATGATTACCCTGTTGCCCAGATCAAATTAAGCCCTGTTGTAACTGAAGGGGAGGTGAAGGTAGACATTCCACCTTTTTTACTCGATACAGGATACAATACGCTCACCTTTGCTGTCTCTCAGCATTACATGGATGAGTGTGAAGACCCTTGTGCGCCTGATTTATGGACTATCATTTCATTAAATGAATCGGTTCTGTATGTTGAGTACCGCTGTAAACCCGTACCGAAGAGATTATCTGCAATTCCAGAGTTTCTTTTTGATCCGAAGATTTTTCCTTATGGTCAGGTAAACTTTATTGCGGAGAGTCTTATCTCTGAAGAACTGGTAAATTATGCGGGTATCGTTGCTTCCGGTATTGCTTTACGATATGATTATCGAAAAGTGTTGTTTACCTTAAGCAAAGAAGTAAAACCCGATGTAGACAATATTCTGCTTGGAAAAAGGGAATTTGTCGAAGCGTTTTTGAAAAAAGAAGGCATAGAAATCAATGACGCAACGGGCGCTCTTTTAAAAATAACCCATCTCCCTCTGGAAAAATCTGTACATGATTCCACTCATGCCTTAATAATAATCACTGGAAATAATTTAGACCAGGTTAAATTGGCTGCAGAAACCTTTGCCATTATGTCCTTTCCTTATCCTGACAGTGATGAATTGTCGCCGCTGGAGTTTAAAGCCCCTGATGTTTCACCGTATGGTGGCAGGCTTATTTTGGCTCCTGATAAAAAATATACCTTTAGGGAACTCAATCTAAGCACACATACGTTTAAGGGGATTACTTCCAATCCGGCAGAACTAACCTTCCGTTTACCCCCCGATTTTTTAGTAAAGCACAACAACTATGCAAATCTTTCTCTGCATTTCGCTTACGGTGCCGGAATGCGAACGATTTCCTCATTGAATATTTTGCTGAACGGAAAACATATAAGGGCCATTCGATTGGACAATGAGTATGGTAACAGTGTGGAGGGATACAATATTTCCGTGCCAACCCATTTGTTCAATGCAGGAAGCAATCTGATTTCTTTTGAGCCAGTATTAGTTCCGAATATGAGCAGCAATTGTGAGCCTGTGCCCAATGATACCCTGTTTTTCACTTTATTCGACAATTCTACTTTTGTTTTCCCTCAAATGCCTCACATGATTGAATTACCTGAACTGGAATTATTCTTTCTCAATGGTTTTCCTTTTACCCGCCGGCCTGATGGAGATGAAATGATGATGTATATTACGCAACCGTCTTCTCAGACAATTGCTTCTGCTTTTAATATTATTGGTTCAATCACTCAGAAAAACGGATATCCCCTTTTAGGTATGTCAATGAGTATGCACAAGCCTGAAAAGTGGGATGGGGAACTTATTGTATTAGGAAGCATCGATACGATCCCTGACGATTTGAAAGAACTGACACCTTTAAAACTTACAAAAAACACCGTGATTCCCTATCCGATTTTTAGGAGTTGGAAAGGAGACAAGACGCTGGCGTACAGTGGGCAAGTATGCAATTTTAGCACAGAGAAAGGCGCAGTCATGGAATTTAAGTCCCCCTACAAGGCAGGCCGAACTATTCTTCTCTTAACAGCGTTTTCTCCGGAATTGTTGCATACCCTTAGCAAGGCGCTGCTGGCTCCATCTGTTGCAGGCGTATGTGCGGGTGATTTAGCGCTGGTTGATCTTGCTTCAGACCCGGTTTATAAAGTGTATACCTTTGCCATTGGAGAAAAATATTATAGCGGCAAAGGGGGAAAGATTTCCTGGATAAAGGCGTATTTATATTCTATAAGTAATTATTATTTTCCTGTTTTGATTTTTCTTCTGGCGCTTTTAGGTGTATCTGTTTTCTATCTGTTGAATCGTTTTAGAAAAAGGAGGTTAAAAAACACATGA